The Paeniglutamicibacter cryotolerans DNA segment GGCACCGTCATTTCAACAGTCGATTATTTGACCATAACCTGGCATTGGCTGGCCCACAGCTACGAAGAACGCCCATACTTCAGGGCAACCCACAGAGAATGGATCAAAGATTCCCCGCCCAACGATGAATACCCGCGCCCGTACGACAGCCAGGCCGAAGCCGAAGAGACCCCTGCCCAAGAAACGGCAACGAAAACGCGCAACCTTCGTAGTCTATTTCGTTGCCATCTCCGTGTGCGTTGCAGTCGTGTTGTTACCTTGCATCTGGTTGACCACGTCCGTCGTCGAAAAACGCGAGCTCACACAATTAGGAATACAAACAACAGCCACGATCACTAAGCATCACAGCAAAATCGTGCACGGAGGCAGAACCTCTAGTAAGTACTTTTTGATTGACTACACCTTCACTCCCGATGACCAGACACAGGAATACGGCACCGATGTGGAGTTGCCCTTGGACCTATGGGACACAGTTCGGGTTGGCTCGGCAATTTCGGTGGCTTACAACCCCCGTAACCCCTCCGATAACCAACCAACCATGATACTCAAGCGTTTCCCTGAACCGTCCCGGAAATCATGCCGCCGTCTTGTGGGCGGCAGCGTCGGGTAACGAGCCGGAAATTTCAGCATAGTAGGTTCGCTCAAATTCCTCCGGGGTTTGGTGTTCCAAAGTGGAATGCAAGCGCTCATTGTTGTACCAGTGAACCCAGTCGAAGACGACCTCAATCACGTCGGATTCAGTCTTCAGGGCCCCGGTTCGGAACGGTGAACCCTTGGCCACGGCTTCGTTCTTGAAGAGTCCCATCACGGTTTCGGCGGCCGCATTGTCGTACGCATCCCCGACGCTGCCGATCGAAGGGATC contains these protein-coding regions:
- a CDS encoding DUF3592 domain-containing protein, with amino-acid sequence MNTRARTTARPKPKRPLPKKRQRKRATFVVYFVAISVCVAVVLLPCIWLTTSVVEKRELTQLGIQTTATITKHHSKIVHGGRTSSKYFLIDYTFTPDDQTQEYGTDVELPLDLWDTVRVGSAISVAYNPRNPSDNQPTMILKRFPEPSRKSCRRLVGGSVG